A window of Deinococcus cellulosilyticus NBRC 106333 = KACC 11606 contains these coding sequences:
- a CDS encoding S8 family peptidase yields MKLKSITPGINAVALTLILTACGGGGTIPVSSPAAPDVVVAVARAGKVQIVWESSSTNVKGFEIYRETLPKLQGLQVKPLAFNLVGTVTANTRSFFDQNAVAGENYRYAVVAAGEKEDSNPTFSTTIAAQPADQTHFFLQGKVGFFTQGLDQQQAGQQTEKLLTRNTISGQALSQDVIPGRFLVKYRTSATISKQGSMQVAGQVLKLQRSLGDTGIQLLAFDGATRSETAQVLAALKADPNVEFAQPDYMMYPMATPNDTFYKFQWHYNAINLPAAWDITTGNNVTVAVVDTGILKEHPDIKDKLLPGYDFVTLTLNTPTGDGDGRDPDPEDNGDAESTSYHGTHVAGTIAASTNNGKGVAGVSWGAKIVPVRVLGLEGGSLADIIDGVLWAGGEHVDGVPDNKNPAQVINMSLGGKASCADLPAYQAVFDKLAAKGIVVVVAAGNSNDDASLYSPASCGKVITVGSTGFANDRSTFSNFGARVDVMAPGGQINEDRNGDDQPDGVLSTGKDDDSGQFAYTWLQGTSMAAPHVAGVVALMKSLKPGLTYAEAIKVLKDTAMPLSNGQCRVTGGCGAGLINAQKALQALKAAPVQDVSVVLDDPVVSLEPGSTTSADLHLNMTGGFAQPVAITLENVSPKLQAQVVNLGGNKFRVDVTAAAGSDGQYIITVKATSGALVKKAQLNVQVKPSALNAKGVYVIACALTNDPDDLCDDTFTIRKQFQESVRQPSYNIEIDPDHLYIPLGWLDKNENKELDDGDYWGFYTDGGDLVILGAGSINIDIPLELYQENNAMGLKSTTFSKVQRMVQESIK; encoded by the coding sequence ATGAAACTGAAATCGATCACACCTGGAATCAATGCGGTGGCATTGACCCTGATTTTGACGGCCTGTGGTGGAGGTGGAACCATACCTGTTTCCTCTCCAGCTGCCCCTGATGTGGTGGTGGCTGTTGCCAGGGCTGGAAAAGTGCAGATTGTCTGGGAAAGCAGCAGCACCAATGTCAAGGGTTTTGAGATCTACCGTGAAACCTTGCCCAAATTGCAAGGCCTTCAGGTGAAACCTCTGGCTTTCAATCTGGTGGGTACTGTCACAGCAAACACCCGAAGCTTCTTTGACCAGAATGCAGTGGCAGGGGAAAACTACCGATATGCTGTGGTTGCTGCAGGAGAGAAAGAAGATTCCAATCCCACCTTCTCCACAACCATTGCTGCCCAGCCAGCAGATCAGACCCACTTCTTTCTTCAGGGCAAAGTGGGTTTCTTCACCCAGGGATTGGACCAGCAGCAAGCCGGGCAGCAAACCGAAAAACTGTTGACCAGAAACACCATCTCTGGTCAGGCCCTCAGTCAGGATGTGATTCCAGGTCGTTTCCTGGTCAAGTACCGCACCAGTGCGACCATCAGCAAACAGGGAAGCATGCAGGTGGCCGGTCAGGTATTGAAACTTCAGCGGAGCCTCGGTGATACGGGCATCCAGTTGCTGGCCTTTGATGGAGCCACCCGCAGTGAGACAGCCCAGGTTTTGGCTGCACTGAAAGCAGACCCCAATGTGGAGTTCGCTCAGCCTGATTACATGATGTATCCCATGGCAACGCCAAATGACACCTTCTACAAGTTCCAGTGGCATTACAATGCCATCAATCTGCCTGCAGCATGGGACATCACCACGGGCAACAATGTCACGGTGGCTGTGGTGGACACAGGAATTCTTAAAGAACACCCGGACATCAAAGACAAACTGCTCCCCGGTTATGACTTTGTGACCCTCACCCTCAACACTCCCACCGGCGATGGGGATGGACGCGATCCTGACCCTGAAGACAACGGAGATGCAGAGTCCACCTCCTACCACGGAACCCACGTGGCTGGAACGATCGCTGCCTCCACCAACAACGGCAAGGGCGTGGCTGGAGTTTCCTGGGGAGCAAAAATCGTGCCTGTGCGTGTGCTGGGCCTGGAAGGCGGGAGCCTTGCAGACATCATCGATGGTGTACTCTGGGCAGGTGGCGAACATGTGGATGGCGTCCCGGACAACAAGAACCCGGCCCAGGTCATCAACATGAGCCTGGGTGGTAAGGCAAGCTGTGCAGACCTGCCTGCTTATCAGGCCGTCTTTGACAAGCTGGCCGCCAAAGGCATTGTGGTGGTGGTGGCTGCCGGGAACTCCAACGATGACGCCAGTCTGTACAGCCCCGCCAGTTGCGGTAAAGTCATCACGGTGGGTTCCACAGGATTTGCAAACGACCGTTCCACGTTCTCCAACTTCGGCGCACGTGTGGATGTGATGGCTCCTGGAGGTCAGATCAACGAGGACCGGAACGGAGATGATCAGCCTGACGGCGTGCTCAGCACGGGCAAAGACGACGACTCCGGGCAATTCGCATACACCTGGCTGCAGGGAACCAGCATGGCTGCACCTCACGTGGCTGGCGTGGTGGCCCTGATGAAAAGCCTGAAGCCTGGCCTCACTTACGCTGAAGCAATTAAGGTCCTGAAAGATACGGCCATGCCGCTCTCGAATGGTCAGTGTCGTGTCACAGGTGGCTGTGGTGCTGGTCTGATCAATGCACAGAAAGCCTTGCAGGCGCTTAAAGCTGCACCTGTGCAGGATGTCAGTGTGGTGTTGGATGATCCGGTGGTTTCACTTGAACCCGGAAGCACCACATCTGCCGACCTGCACCTCAACATGACTGGTGGTTTTGCTCAACCTGTCGCCATCACCCTTGAGAATGTGAGCCCCAAACTGCAGGCGCAAGTGGTCAACCTTGGGGGCAACAAATTCCGTGTGGATGTCACTGCTGCAGCAGGATCAGATGGTCAGTACATCATCACTGTGAAGGCCACTTCGGGTGCACTGGTGAAGAAAGCGCAACTGAATGTGCAGGTGAAACCCAGTGCCCTGAATGCCAAGGGTGTGTATGTGATTGCCTGTGCCCTGACCAATGATCCCGATGATCTTTGTGATGACACTTTCACCATCCGCAAACAGTTTCAGGAGTCTGTGAGACAACCCAGTTACAACATTGAAATTGATCCCGATCATCTTTATATTCCTCTGGGCTGGCTGGATAAAAATGAAAACAAGGAACTCGACGACGGAGATTACTGGGGATTCTACACCGATGGTGGTGATCTGGTCATTCTGGGTGCAGGATCGATCAACATTGACATTCCGCTGGAACTCTACCAGGAAAACAATGCCATGGGCCTGAAGAGCACCACCTTCAGCAAAGTGCAACGCATGGTGCAGGAATCCATCAAATGA